Proteins encoded within one genomic window of Rhinolophus sinicus isolate RSC01 linkage group LG05, ASM3656204v1, whole genome shotgun sequence:
- the ZFP36L2 gene encoding mRNA decay activator protein ZFP36L2: MSTTLLPSFYDLDFLCKTEKSLANLNLNNMLDKKAVGTPVAAAPSSGFTPGFLRRHSASNLHALAHPAPTPGSCSPKFPGAPNGSSCGSAAAGSPASYGTLKEPSGGGGTALLNKENKFRDRSFSENGERSQHLLHLQQQQKGGGGSQINSTRYKTELCRPFEESGTCKYGEKCQFAHGFHELRSLTRHPKYKTELCRTFHTIGFCPYGPRCHFIHNADERRPAPSGGPSGDLRTFSARDALHLGFPREPRPKLHHSLSFSGFPSGHHQPPGGLESPLLLDSPTSRTPPPPSCSSASSCSSSASSCSSASASSTPSGAPTCCASAAAAAAAAALLYGTGGAEDLLAPGAPCAACSSASCANNAFTFGPELSSLITPLAIQTHNFAAVAAAAYYRSQQQQQGLVPPAQPPAPPSAPLPTSAAAPPSPPYNFQLPRRLSESPVFDAPPSPPDSLSDRDSYLSGSLSSGSLSGSESPSLDPGRRLPIFSRLSISDD; this comes from the exons ATGTCGACCACACTTCTACCCTCTTTCTACGATCTCGACTTCTTGTGCAAG ACGGAGAAATCCCTGGCCAACCTCAATCTGAACAACATGCTGGACAAGAAGGCGGTGGGGACGCCCGTGGCCGCCGCCCCCAGCTCGGGCTTCACGCCGGGCTTCCTCCGACGGCATTCAGCCAGCAACCTGCACGCGCTCGCCCACCCCGCGCCTACCCCCGGCAGCTGCTCGCCCAAGTTCCCGGGCGCGCCTAACGGCAGCAGCTGCGGCAGCGCGGCGGCCGGCAGCCCAGCCTCCTACGGCACACTCAAGGAGCCTTCGGGGGGTGGCGGCACGGCCCTGctgaacaaggaaaacaaattccGGGACCGCTCGTTCAGCGAGAATGGCGAGCGTAGCCAGCATCTCCTGcacctgcagcagcagcagaaggggGGCGGCGGATCCCAGATCAACTCGACTCGCTACAAAACTGAGCTGTGCCGGCCCTTCGAGGAGAGCGGCACGTGCAAGTACGGCGAGAAGTGCCAGTTCGCGCACGGCTTCCACGAGCTGCGCAGCCTGACCCGCCACCCCAAGTACAAGACAGAGCTGTGCCGAACCTTCCACACTATCGGGTTCTGCCCTTACGGGCCGCGTTGCCACTTCATCCACAACGCGGATGAGCGGCGGCCCGCGCCATCTGGGGGCCCCTCTGGGGACCTCCGCACCTTCAGCGCGCGTGATGCGCTGCACCTGGGCTTCCCGCGGGAGCCGCGGCCCAAGCTGCATCATAGCCTCAGCTTCTCGGGCTTCCCGTCGGGCCACCACCAGCCCCCGGGGGGCCTCGAGTCGCCACTGCTGCTCGACAGCCCCACGTCGCGCACGCCACCCCCGCCCTCCTGCTCATCGGCCTCGTCCTGCTCCTCCTCTGCTTCATCCTGCTCGTCTGCCTCGGCGTCCTCCACGCCCTCCGGCGCCCCGACGTGCTGTGCCtcggcagcggcagcggcagcagcagccgCCCTCCTGTACGGCACTGGGGGCGCCGAGGACCTGCTGGCGCCCGGTGCTCCCTGTGCCGCCTGCTCATCGGCCTCGTGCGCCAATAACGCCTTCACCTTCGGCCCGGAGCTGAGCAGCCTCATCACGCCGCTCGCCATCCAGACCCACAACTTCGCCGCGGTGGCCGCCGCCGCCTACTATcgcagccagcagcagcagcagggcctgGTGCCCCCCGCGCAGCCCCCGGCGCCGCCCAGCGCGCCCCTCCCTACTAGTGCCGCTGCGCCTCCCTCGCCGCCCTACAACTTCCAGCTGCCGCGCCGCCTGTCGGAGTCGCCAGTGTTCGACGCGCCCCCTAGTCCCCCGGACTCGCTGTCGGACCGCGACAGCTATTTGAGCGGCTCTCTGAGCTCCGGCAGCCTTAGCGGCTCCGAGTCTCCCAGCCTCGACCCCGGCCGCCGCCTGCCCATCTTCAGCCGCCTCTCCATCTCCGACGACTGA